One region of Epilithonimonas zeae genomic DNA includes:
- the recR gene encoding recombination mediator RecR, with amino-acid sequence MDYPSKVLSKAVEEIAGLPGIGRKSALRLALHLLRQPASQGISLGSSIQNLVTDIKYCKECHNFSDSEVCDICNDEKRNDELLCIVEDVRDVMAIENTGKYKGKYLVLGGKISPMEGIGPSQLRIGSIEKKIGEGVVKELIFALSATMEGDTTAYYIYKKFKSSQVIFSSIARGIAVGDELEYADEISLGRSITNRTAYNEAG; translated from the coding sequence ATGGATTATCCAAGTAAAGTTTTATCGAAAGCTGTTGAAGAAATCGCTGGTTTGCCCGGAATTGGCAGAAAATCTGCGCTTCGCTTGGCGTTGCATTTGTTGCGTCAGCCGGCTTCTCAAGGTATTTCTTTGGGGTCTTCGATACAAAACTTAGTGACAGATATCAAATATTGCAAAGAATGTCACAATTTCTCAGACTCAGAAGTTTGTGATATTTGTAATGATGAGAAGAGGAATGACGAACTTCTTTGTATTGTAGAAGATGTTCGAGATGTGATGGCGATTGAAAATACAGGGAAATACAAAGGAAAATATTTGGTTCTGGGTGGGAAGATTTCTCCAATGGAAGGGATTGGTCCGAGCCAGTTAAGAATCGGAAGTATAGAAAAGAAAATAGGAGAAGGCGTTGTAAAAGAATTGATTTTTGCACTTAGTGCAACAATGGAAGGCGATACAACAGCTTACTATATTTATAAAAAATTCAAAAGTTCACAGGTTATATTTTCAAGTATTGCCAGAGGAATTGCGGTAGGGGATGAGTTAGAGTATGCAGACGAGATTTCTTTGGGAAGATCTATAACCAACAGAACTGCTTATAACGAAGCCGGCTAA
- a CDS encoding dihydrofolate reductase has translation MITIIAAIGNKNALGKDNQLLWKLPKDLKHFKTLTENHPVVMGRKTYESIGKALPNRTNIVVSRKENWFQEGILIVSTLKEALKFAKKINEDFFVIGGGEIYKQTMEVADKLEITQVNGDFEADTFFPKIDPKIWQKTDEECHSKDDKNDYDFCFQTFEKINKD, from the coding sequence ATGATTACGATAATTGCTGCTATTGGAAACAAGAATGCTTTGGGAAAAGATAACCAATTGCTGTGGAAGCTTCCAAAAGATTTGAAACATTTCAAAACACTTACAGAAAATCATCCTGTCGTGATGGGAAGAAAAACATATGAAAGTATTGGTAAAGCATTACCTAATCGTACCAATATTGTTGTCAGCAGAAAGGAAAACTGGTTTCAGGAAGGTATTTTGATTGTATCTACATTGAAAGAAGCTTTGAAATTTGCAAAAAAAATCAATGAAGATTTCTTTGTAATTGGCGGCGGCGAAATTTACAAGCAAACAATGGAAGTTGCTGATAAATTAGAAATCACGCAAGTGAACGGAGATTTTGAAGCAGATACTTTTTTTCCGAAAATAGATCCAAAAATCTGGCAGAAGACAGACGAAGAATGTCATTCCAAAGATGATAAAAATGATTATGATTTCTGTTTCCAAACATTTGAAAAAATTAATAAAGATTAA
- a CDS encoding glutaminyl-peptide cyclotransferase, which translates to MKKIFIASAFALLILASCNKDKEILNTLNDYNIGQQSKGYHFGDKLQLPQDVLDYAEAITISYGDKESSNLTIDPNFFSLGENDVTFNIKTKGGEVLQQDATINVFAKAKARKISYEVVNQYPHDAKNFVQGFQIDGDIVYESDGQNGQSRLLTYKLGSTEPIISVSQPQEIFSEGSTIVGDKVYQLTWQNKKGFIYDKNTLKLLSEFAYPEAIGEGWGLTYDGKDLILSDGTKTIYFLDPANPSKILRTIAVASDTEGYDQLNELEYHNGSIYANVWHKPIILQINPANGEVTGILDLTNIVKQSSTGGEDVLNGIAFKGENMVITGKNWSRIYEVVIK; encoded by the coding sequence ATGAAAAAAATTTTTATAGCATCAGCTTTTGCTTTACTTATTCTGGCAAGTTGTAACAAGGACAAAGAAATCCTCAATACTTTGAATGACTATAACATTGGACAACAAAGCAAAGGCTATCATTTTGGCGATAAACTGCAGTTGCCCCAGGATGTTTTGGATTACGCAGAAGCCATCACGATAAGTTATGGAGATAAAGAAAGTAGCAACTTGACAATTGATCCTAATTTTTTCTCTTTGGGAGAGAATGATGTAACTTTCAACATCAAAACCAAAGGTGGCGAAGTTCTACAACAAGACGCAACCATCAATGTTTTTGCTAAAGCTAAAGCCAGAAAAATATCTTATGAAGTTGTGAATCAATATCCGCATGATGCGAAAAACTTTGTTCAAGGTTTCCAGATTGACGGCGATATTGTTTATGAATCTGATGGACAAAATGGTCAATCCAGACTCTTGACTTATAAACTAGGATCTACTGAGCCAATCATCAGTGTTTCTCAACCACAGGAGATTTTCTCTGAAGGAAGTACAATTGTAGGAGATAAAGTATATCAGCTAACTTGGCAAAATAAAAAAGGTTTTATCTACGATAAAAATACTTTAAAGTTGCTGAGTGAATTTGCTTATCCGGAAGCCATAGGTGAAGGCTGGGGCTTGACTTATGACGGAAAAGATTTAATTTTATCAGACGGAACAAAAACAATTTATTTCCTAGATCCGGCAAATCCTTCTAAAATATTAAGAACAATTGCTGTTGCAAGTGACACCGAAGGTTATGACCAACTCAACGAACTAGAATACCATAATGGTTCTATCTACGCAAACGTTTGGCATAAACCAATTATTTTACAAATAAATCCGGCTAATGGAGAAGTAACTGGAATTCTGGACTTAACCAATATTGTAAAACAAAGTTCAACTGGTGGTGAAGATGTTCTGAACGGCATTGCTTTCAAAGGTGAAAACATGGTCATTACCGGAAAAAACTGGAGCAGAATCTACGAAGTGGTTATAAAATAA
- a CDS encoding DUF6759 domain-containing protein has protein sequence MLLIGSCFLTSCATGNSVVSPVFVGKNTNVILETDLLKQAPKKLGAEEKAVTLLNQLFNSDESNKSMVLVISNESDCDFTMDISGNNHYSLPVAARKSESIVVERGEYEMKSQVCQSQYKVYKTFSENTQLSIKYTVVNTSNAANNTVASLQ, from the coding sequence TTGCTACTTATAGGTAGTTGTTTTTTAACAAGCTGTGCTACTGGTAATTCTGTGGTTTCACCGGTTTTTGTAGGAAAAAACACGAATGTTATTTTAGAAACGGATCTATTAAAACAAGCTCCAAAAAAACTTGGCGCTGAAGAAAAAGCAGTTACATTGCTTAACCAGCTCTTTAATAGTGATGAATCTAATAAAAGTATGGTTTTGGTTATCAGTAACGAGTCAGATTGTGATTTTACGATGGATATTTCTGGCAATAACCACTACAGTCTGCCTGTAGCAGCCAGGAAAAGCGAAAGTATTGTTGTAGAAAGAGGAGAGTATGAGATGAAATCTCAGGTTTGCCAGAGTCAATATAAGGTTTACAAAACGTTTTCTGAAAATACACAGTTAAGTATAAAATATACGGTCGTAAATACATCAAATGCCGCAAACAATACCGTAGCATCATTACAATAA
- the trmB gene encoding tRNA (guanosine(46)-N7)-methyltransferase TrmB — protein MGKNKAARFRENTILPNVIQPTREQAINDFQYKGKWNEFFGNDKPIVLELGCGKGEYSVGLAKAFPDKNFIGIDIKGARFWFGAKEAIRDNLKNVAFLRTQIELIENLFAENEVSEIWITFPDPQIKYRRTKHRLTNPEFLEKYKHILKKDGIIHLKTDSEYLHGYTLGLLQGLGHHILTAHHDIYGAAEYQPDTPLLKDIRTYYEDLFSSKGKTITYIKFRLKDE, from the coding sequence ATGGGGAAAAACAAAGCAGCGAGGTTTAGAGAAAATACAATATTACCAAATGTCATTCAGCCAACAAGAGAACAGGCTATTAATGACTTTCAGTACAAGGGAAAATGGAACGAATTCTTTGGTAACGATAAACCGATAGTTTTGGAGTTAGGATGCGGAAAAGGAGAATATTCTGTAGGTCTGGCAAAAGCATTTCCGGATAAAAATTTTATTGGGATTGATATAAAAGGAGCAAGGTTTTGGTTTGGTGCTAAGGAAGCAATACGTGACAATCTGAAAAATGTAGCATTTCTCAGAACTCAGATAGAATTGATAGAAAATCTATTTGCTGAGAACGAAGTTTCTGAGATTTGGATTACTTTTCCAGATCCACAAATCAAATACAGAAGAACCAAGCACAGATTGACCAATCCTGAGTTTTTGGAAAAATACAAACATATTCTTAAGAAAGACGGAATTATTCACCTGAAAACAGATTCAGAATATTTACACGGTTATACTTTAGGATTGTTGCAAGGTCTGGGACATCATATTCTTACGGCGCATCACGATATCTATGGCGCTGCAGAATATCAACCGGACACCCCATTATTAAAAGATATTAGAACTTATTATGAAGATTTATTTTCATCTAAAGGCAAAACAATTACTTACATCAAATTCAGACTAAAGGATGAATAA
- a CDS encoding choice-of-anchor L domain-containing protein produces MKRLDCSYYLVFIAILSFGSNLIQAQFINVDVTTYTPQQLVEEFLDAKVSTCISVSNVTVKGGNITSGGASYGYFDKGTSNFDIDKGIILSTGNVLKAPGPNDALQSEIGSGWGGDTDLYDLLGVLNTNATYLEFDFISSISDKVSFEYMFLSEEYDKFKSVTGCGYSDIFAFLIKPVGSAGPYTNIALVPGTNQPVSVVNIRGGGGNCPSKNEDYFGSFNPQTSTSLSPTNFNGQTKILTATADVEIGKKYHIKLVIGDESNPTHDSAVFLKAGSFVGIKDLGSDLSLETGTALCATGTHEIDATPSPVQGVATNYKWYRNGVLVANGMIPKFLVDNTNYGYYEVEIDLDTNCKLKGHINIEPQILPIIGATNFNNICDEDLDGNADVILNTYTSQVVSNLSQDYGFDIKYFEYPPANINNPTEAAITNVKFNSASKDVYMWLKPGSCNPTLTKITLTKNALSSFDNSVSLKPFDICDEKLEGEKEVDISSPDFINSLIPTGFDGRLDFYKSRIGANNKDSKEYLSNTTITLDDKNKTPSFFVRFHQLGFCDNVAEIKFNFKQPKKSTAIQDTVICKNSLINLDADPSMSMGFSSYKWYKASDPSIMISDQRKSGNLSAGDYIVELGFNDCVYKQSVKISEPQDLIINNVLIEDNKITIQASNGIPSYQYFLDGNKQSSNVIENVSKGQHTVEVKDKCGSVLQTFYIINEKNVITPNDDGYNDVIDYSGLMTKIEPRLEVYDRNGVLVFKGSSENQYKWDGKFRGRSLPTASYWYILQWNESGNPNRVQKTGWILLKNRNSD; encoded by the coding sequence ATGAAGCGGTTAGATTGTTCATATTATCTTGTTTTTATTGCTATACTAAGCTTTGGTAGTAATCTTATCCAAGCACAATTTATAAATGTAGATGTTACGACATATACACCTCAGCAATTGGTGGAAGAGTTTTTGGATGCAAAGGTATCGACTTGTATCTCGGTTTCAAATGTCACCGTTAAAGGTGGGAATATTACATCGGGAGGTGCTAGCTACGGTTATTTTGATAAAGGAACAAGCAATTTTGATATCGATAAGGGTATTATTTTATCTACAGGTAATGTTTTGAAAGCACCTGGTCCAAATGATGCTTTGCAAAGCGAGATTGGAAGTGGCTGGGGAGGAGATACGGATTTATATGACCTGTTGGGGGTTCTTAATACCAATGCAACTTATCTGGAGTTTGATTTTATTTCTTCTATCAGTGACAAAGTCAGCTTCGAGTATATGTTTCTTTCAGAAGAATATGATAAATTTAAATCTGTAACTGGTTGTGGGTATTCTGATATATTTGCATTTCTTATAAAGCCAGTTGGCAGTGCTGGTCCTTATACAAATATAGCCTTAGTTCCCGGCACTAATCAGCCGGTATCGGTCGTTAATATAAGAGGAGGCGGAGGTAATTGTCCAAGTAAGAATGAGGACTACTTTGGAAGCTTCAATCCGCAAACTTCTACTTCTCTTTCTCCAACTAATTTTAACGGACAAACCAAAATTTTAACAGCAACAGCTGATGTGGAAATTGGAAAAAAATATCATATCAAATTAGTAATTGGTGATGAAAGCAACCCGACTCACGATTCTGCTGTCTTTTTAAAAGCGGGGAGTTTTGTTGGTATTAAGGATCTTGGCTCAGATTTAAGTTTAGAGACAGGAACAGCTCTTTGTGCAACGGGAACCCACGAAATCGATGCAACACCGTCTCCAGTGCAAGGTGTTGCAACAAATTACAAATGGTATAGAAATGGAGTCTTGGTAGCAAACGGAATGATTCCTAAATTTTTGGTTGATAATACTAATTATGGTTATTATGAGGTAGAAATAGACCTTGATACAAATTGTAAACTTAAGGGGCATATTAATATTGAGCCACAAATTCTACCAATTATTGGAGCTACAAATTTCAACAATATCTGCGATGAAGATCTTGATGGAAATGCAGATGTAATTCTTAACACATATACTTCGCAAGTTGTTTCCAATCTTTCGCAGGATTATGGATTTGATATTAAATATTTTGAATATCCTCCAGCTAATATTAATAATCCAACTGAAGCAGCTATTACTAATGTAAAATTTAACTCAGCATCAAAAGATGTTTATATGTGGTTAAAACCAGGAAGTTGCAATCCTACATTGACTAAAATAACTTTAACAAAAAATGCATTAAGCTCGTTTGATAATAGTGTAAGTTTGAAGCCGTTTGATATTTGTGACGAAAAATTAGAAGGAGAGAAAGAAGTGGATATATCAAGTCCCGATTTTATTAATTCTTTGATACCTACAGGTTTTGATGGTAGACTGGATTTCTACAAATCTAGAATAGGAGCTAATAATAAAGATTCAAAAGAATATTTGTCCAATACAACTATCACTTTGGATGATAAAAATAAAACTCCATCTTTTTTTGTTCGTTTTCATCAACTAGGGTTTTGTGATAATGTTGCAGAAATTAAATTCAATTTTAAACAACCAAAAAAATCAACAGCTATTCAAGATACTGTAATTTGTAAAAACTCACTTATAAATCTGGATGCAGATCCATCTATGAGTATGGGTTTCAGTTCCTACAAATGGTATAAGGCATCCGATCCATCAATAATGATTAGCGATCAACGTAAATCAGGAAATCTATCCGCAGGCGATTATATTGTAGAACTTGGATTTAATGACTGTGTTTATAAACAGTCAGTTAAAATATCAGAACCTCAGGATTTAATCATTAATAATGTTTTGATTGAGGACAATAAAATAACGATTCAGGCTTCTAATGGTATTCCTTCTTATCAATATTTTCTAGATGGAAACAAACAGTCTTCGAATGTTATTGAAAATGTCTCCAAAGGACAACATACAGTTGAGGTTAAGGATAAATGTGGTTCTGTGTTACAAACTTTTTATATCATTAATGAAAAAAATGTAATAACTCCAAATGATGACGGTTACAACGATGTTATAGATTACTCTGGTTTGATGACCAAAATAGAACCTCGACTAGAAGTTTATGATAGAAATGGTGTTTTGGTTTTTAAAGGATCGTCCGAAAATCAATATAAATGGGATGGTAAGTTTAGGGGGAGATCTCTGCCAACAGCATCATATTGGTATATCTTACAGTGGAACGAATCTGGAAACCCTAACAGAGTGCAAAAAACCGGTTGGATACTCCTAAAAAACAGAAACTCAGATTAA